The proteins below are encoded in one region of Metabacillus dongyingensis:
- a CDS encoding short chain dehydrogenase: protein MRLLLVGASGTIGNAIVKEFGKDHEIIRAGRNGADVEVDFTSPESIKKMYEAAGKVDAVVSAAGRAQFAPLEELTPELNETGIMSKLKGQINLVLLGIPFINDGGSFTLTSGVMMDDPILKGASAAMANGGIQAFVRASAIEMPRGIRINNVSPNVLIESMDKYADFFQGFKAVPAADVALAYKKSVLGAQTGQTYKVY, encoded by the coding sequence ATGAGACTATTATTAGTAGGTGCAAGCGGAACAATCGGAAATGCGATTGTAAAAGAGTTTGGTAAAGATCATGAAATCATTCGCGCAGGCCGTAATGGCGCAGACGTGGAAGTAGACTTCACATCTCCCGAAAGCATAAAAAAGATGTATGAAGCTGCAGGTAAAGTAGATGCAGTTGTCAGCGCAGCGGGAAGAGCACAATTTGCACCTCTTGAAGAACTGACGCCTGAATTAAATGAAACAGGGATCATGAGCAAATTAAAAGGTCAAATCAACCTCGTCTTACTTGGCATTCCTTTTATAAACGACGGCGGCAGTTTTACCCTGACCAGCGGAGTCATGATGGATGATCCGATTCTAAAAGGAGCTTCTGCAGCCATGGCCAACGGAGGAATTCAGGCTTTTGTCAGAGCATCAGCCATCGAAATGCCGCGCGGGATCCGCATCAACAATGTAAGTCCAAATGTCCTCATTGAATCAATGGATAAGTATGCTGATTTTTTTCAAGGCTTTAAAGCTGTTCCGGCAGCGGATGTTGCGCTTGCATATAAAAAGAGTGTCCTTGGAGCACAAACTGGTCAAACCTATAAAGTGTATTAA
- a CDS encoding YiaA/YiaB family inner membrane protein encodes MQKYRRRNTPAFTFLAYFTFFAGVALFCIGLYNADNLQLNEKGYYIAVMMLVAVGAILTQKVTRDNAEDNEMIAEQERKQNLGKSMD; translated from the coding sequence ATGCAAAAGTACAGAAGAAGAAATACTCCAGCATTCACCTTTTTAGCCTATTTCACTTTTTTTGCAGGTGTTGCATTATTTTGTATCGGTCTTTACAATGCAGACAATCTTCAGCTGAATGAAAAAGGGTACTACATTGCGGTTATGATGCTGGTTGCAGTCGGAGCCATTCTTACTCAGAAAGTAACAAGAGATAACGCCGAAGATAACGAAATGATCGCCGAGCAGGAACGCAAGCAGAATCTCGGAAAATCGATGGATTAA
- a CDS encoding DUF948 domain-containing protein produces MLIKLSVAGASGAFIFLAVNLVGTLKKGMVTLDETNKTLAEVRNAVNGLTEEAEQLIHTANQITADVKGKIKTVDPLLESAQDVGEMIHNVTSSIKQVGAVFGGKRAQRTEISVNEPPVRIKGPVHINVK; encoded by the coding sequence ATGCTTATAAAATTGAGTGTAGCAGGAGCATCAGGCGCATTTATTTTTCTTGCAGTCAATCTGGTCGGGACTTTAAAAAAAGGGATGGTCACACTTGATGAAACAAACAAGACGCTTGCTGAGGTCAGAAATGCGGTGAATGGCCTGACCGAAGAAGCAGAGCAGCTGATACATACAGCTAATCAGATTACCGCTGATGTGAAAGGGAAAATTAAAACGGTTGATCCGCTGCTTGAGTCCGCACAGGATGTGGGAGAAATGATTCATAATGTAACAAGCTCGATCAAACAGGTTGGTGCAGTCTTTGGCGGAAAACGGGCACAGCGCACCGAAATTTCAGTAAATGAACCTCCAGTCCGAATTAAGGGGCCAGTTCACATTAATGTAAAGTGA
- a CDS encoding GNAT family N-acetyltransferase — MFTIREETAADIAAIKEVNDAAFGQENEANFIHEIRQSESFVKGLSLVAENEEGEVIGHILFSKIIIETENGEVPSLALAPMAVKPGFQKEGVGSLLVRAGLKHCRERGYDSVIVLGHPEFYPKFGFVPASSKGIKPPFEVPDEVFMLTELKPGALDEASGTVKYPPAFMNV, encoded by the coding sequence ATGTTCACGATCAGAGAAGAAACAGCTGCAGACATTGCTGCAATAAAGGAAGTAAACGATGCAGCATTCGGTCAGGAAAATGAAGCAAATTTCATTCATGAAATCAGACAATCTGAGTCCTTTGTGAAAGGTCTGTCATTGGTTGCCGAAAACGAAGAAGGTGAAGTGATTGGACATATTTTGTTCAGTAAAATAATCATCGAAACGGAAAACGGGGAAGTGCCTTCACTAGCCCTTGCTCCTATGGCGGTTAAACCGGGGTTTCAGAAAGAGGGCGTTGGTTCTCTGCTCGTACGTGCAGGGCTGAAGCACTGCAGAGAACGGGGTTATGATTCAGTCATCGTTCTTGGACATCCGGAGTTTTATCCTAAGTTTGGTTTTGTTCCTGCAAGCAGTAAAGGAATTAAGCCGCCGTTTGAGGTTCCGGATGAGGTTTTTATGCTGACTGAGTTAAAGCCGGGTGCGCTTGATGAAGCATCAGGTACTGTCAAGTATCCGCCTGCTTTTATGAATGTGTGA
- a CDS encoding FbpB family small basic protein, whose translation MKKVRGSIEKLIRENKEELLKDKRQLEKIEKRIDDKYSKVKS comes from the coding sequence ATGAAAAAAGTCAGAGGTTCAATTGAAAAGCTTATTAGAGAAAACAAAGAGGAGCTGCTTAAAGATAAACGCCAGCTCGAAAAAATTGAAAAACGCATTGATGATAAATATTCAAAAGTAAAATCATAA
- a CDS encoding sporulation protein, whose product MILRKYMSILGIGSAQIDLILPKEEFQPGECINGYFLIKGGVIEQQLKRIDCDLVMADLSSRTEKVIETANILTSKQIESDEQNRIDFIFRLPKVLAASAEERSYYFNTRLVFDEGVISKDQDFITVKED is encoded by the coding sequence ATGATACTCAGAAAATATATGTCGATTTTAGGAATAGGCTCAGCGCAGATTGATCTTATTCTGCCAAAGGAAGAGTTTCAGCCGGGAGAATGCATAAATGGATATTTTTTAATTAAAGGCGGTGTCATTGAGCAGCAGCTGAAACGGATTGATTGTGATTTAGTTATGGCTGATTTGTCATCACGAACTGAAAAGGTTATAGAAACAGCCAATATCTTAACGTCTAAACAAATTGAGTCAGATGAACAGAACCGAATTGATTTTATTTTCCGGTTGCCTAAGGTTTTAGCGGCTTCCGCTGAAGAGAGGTCGTATTACTTTAATACAAGACTTGTTTTTGATGAAGGTGTAATCAGCAAGGATCAGGATTTTATTACGGTAAAGGAGGACTGA
- a CDS encoding TerC family protein: MEMTMLMEYGWVLLLLIAIEGLLAADNALVLAIMVKHLPEEQRKKALFYGLAGAFVFRFGSLFAISYLVDVWQVQAIGALYLLFIAANHILRKLVFKKKEDEAKPDVKKKSGFWATVLKIELADIAFAVDSILAAVALAVTLPNTSLPQIGGLDGGKFLVIFAGGIIGLVIMRFAANFFVELLHKKPGLEIAAFGIVGWVGVKLSVYTLSHPELAVLPEGFAKSPLWKITFYVVLVGIALAGWFLSKEKKAVTPVDQVKNA; the protein is encoded by the coding sequence ATGGAAATGACAATGTTAATGGAATATGGCTGGGTGCTGCTCCTGTTAATTGCGATTGAAGGGCTGCTCGCGGCAGATAATGCCCTTGTGTTAGCCATCATGGTGAAGCATCTTCCTGAAGAGCAGAGAAAGAAAGCCCTATTTTACGGACTTGCAGGGGCATTTGTTTTCCGCTTTGGATCCCTGTTCGCCATTTCTTATCTCGTTGATGTATGGCAGGTTCAGGCAATTGGTGCTCTATACTTGCTGTTCATCGCAGCAAATCATATATTGAGAAAACTTGTTTTTAAGAAAAAAGAAGATGAAGCCAAACCTGACGTCAAGAAAAAGTCTGGATTCTGGGCAACAGTGCTTAAAATTGAACTTGCGGATATTGCCTTTGCGGTTGATTCAATTCTTGCAGCCGTAGCTCTTGCCGTTACCCTTCCAAATACGAGTCTGCCTCAGATTGGCGGCTTGGACGGCGGCAAGTTTCTCGTCATTTTTGCTGGAGGAATCATCGGACTTGTGATCATGCGATTTGCGGCAAACTTCTTTGTGGAGCTGCTTCATAAGAAGCCTGGCCTGGAAATCGCAGCCTTTGGAATCGTGGGATGGGTCGGTGTGAAGCTCTCGGTTTACACGTTGTCTCACCCGGAGCTCGCTGTATTGCCTGAAGGATTCGCTAAATCTCCTCTTTGGAAAATCACATTCTATGTAGTTCTTGTTGGAATTGCATTAGCGGGATGGTTTTTATCAAAAGAGAAAAAGGCAGTAACACCTGTAGATCAAGTGAAAAATGCTTAA
- a CDS encoding MFS transporter: protein MFILQGAPPLILAVLFAFLGADSPEKDKLLSKEERDYIVQNRTAEVKEHGSFLDVVKNYRVWVFSFIYFLWITGVYSFGLWMPSLMKQLSNSGIGIVGWLSAVPFILAAICMYYNSVWSDSVGENRVLFVSVPLMIGGLALAIQHLVEGGMVFNMILLIIAGIGIYSAFGPWWAWAMSFFPSNQAGTANGLINTCGNIGGIVGPIIVGAVAQNSDLTDGFYVLGFFLMAASIMAVLFGAVLKSKSGIIGVSEGSEAKG from the coding sequence ATGTTTATATTACAAGGAGCGCCTCCATTAATATTAGCTGTGTTATTTGCTTTTCTTGGTGCAGATTCTCCTGAAAAAGACAAGCTTCTTTCGAAAGAAGAGCGGGATTATATTGTTCAAAATCGTACTGCAGAAGTAAAAGAACATGGCTCATTCTTAGATGTGGTGAAAAATTACCGAGTATGGGTCTTCTCATTTATATATTTCTTGTGGATTACCGGTGTGTATAGCTTTGGGTTATGGATGCCAAGCTTGATGAAACAATTGAGCAATAGTGGCATCGGTATAGTAGGCTGGCTGTCAGCTGTTCCATTTATTTTAGCTGCAATTTGCATGTACTACAATTCAGTCTGGTCGGATTCTGTAGGGGAAAATCGGGTTTTATTCGTATCGGTTCCTTTAATGATTGGCGGCTTGGCCCTGGCTATTCAACATTTGGTTGAAGGCGGGATGGTCTTTAATATGATTTTGTTAATAATAGCGGGAATAGGAATTTATTCAGCTTTTGGCCCTTGGTGGGCATGGGCAATGTCCTTCTTCCCGAGCAATCAAGCAGGTACAGCAAATGGATTAATTAATACGTGCGGAAATATTGGAGGTATTGTAGGGCCAATCATTGTTGGAGCAGTAGCGCAAAACAGTGATTTAACGGACGGATTTTATGTGTTAGGCTTTTTCTTAATGGCCGCTTCTATAATGGCTGTCCTTTTTGGAGCAGTGCTTAAATCAAAAAGCGGAATTATAGGTGTTAGTGAAGGAAGTGAAGCAAAAGGGTAA
- a CDS encoding YdcF family protein produces the protein MKIKMPFRKILFTLLAIGLIYTGFLHYNIHRYSSEKPIEDADYLIVLGAKVNGTVPSLALQYRADAAAEYLIENPNTIVVASGGQGPGEEITEAEAISRILQDHGIEKSRIILESKSTSTIENLTFSKAMLPPSAKKGLIVTNDFHIYRSCMAAKDLGLDAKGLAAKTPKAAVLKSYTREYLAITNYYVKSR, from the coding sequence ATGAAAATAAAGATGCCATTTAGAAAGATTCTTTTCACACTGCTAGCAATTGGCCTTATTTATACTGGCTTTTTACATTACAACATCCACAGATACAGTTCAGAAAAGCCGATTGAAGACGCTGATTATTTAATCGTGCTAGGTGCAAAGGTAAATGGCACGGTTCCGTCGCTTGCCCTGCAATACCGGGCGGATGCAGCAGCAGAGTATTTAATAGAAAATCCAAATACGATTGTGGTTGCTTCAGGGGGACAGGGGCCAGGCGAAGAAATAACGGAAGCAGAGGCCATCAGCAGAATCCTGCAAGATCATGGAATAGAGAAATCCCGTATAATATTAGAATCAAAGTCTACAAGTACGATAGAAAATTTGACCTTCTCGAAAGCAATGCTCCCGCCAAGTGCGAAAAAAGGTCTCATTGTTACAAATGATTTCCACATCTACCGTTCATGCATGGCTGCAAAAGATCTTGGTCTTGATGCCAAAGGGCTCGCAGCTAAAACGCCGAAAGCGGCTGTCTTAAAATCTTATACAAGAGAATATTTAGCCATCACAAATTACTATGTAAAGAGCCGTTAA
- a CDS encoding amino acid ABC transporter ATP-binding protein, giving the protein MIVFDNVNKYFGDFQVLKNINLTIKKGEVVVIIGPSGSGKSTMLRCINRLETVSEGTLTVNGIAVNDKKTDINKVRREIGMVFQHFHLYPHKTVLQNITLAQVKVLGKSEEEAKKTALYYLDKVGIPDKAGSFPSQLSGGQQQRVAIARGLAMNPEIMLFDEPTSALDPEMIGEVLDVMKNLAKEGMTMVVVTHEMGFAREVADRIVFIDQGQILEEAVPEEFYANPKEERARLFLSRILNH; this is encoded by the coding sequence ATGATTGTTTTTGACAATGTAAACAAATATTTTGGTGATTTCCAAGTTTTAAAAAACATTAATTTAACGATAAAAAAGGGAGAAGTGGTCGTGATTATTGGTCCGTCCGGATCCGGTAAGAGCACGATGCTCCGCTGCATCAACCGGCTTGAAACAGTGTCAGAAGGTACATTAACAGTTAACGGCATTGCGGTTAATGACAAGAAAACAGATATTAATAAAGTAAGACGGGAGATCGGCATGGTCTTTCAGCATTTTCACCTGTATCCTCATAAAACCGTTCTTCAAAACATTACGCTTGCTCAAGTCAAAGTTCTTGGGAAATCAGAGGAAGAAGCGAAGAAAACAGCGCTTTATTACTTGGACAAGGTTGGAATTCCCGATAAAGCCGGTTCTTTTCCTTCCCAGCTTTCAGGCGGACAGCAGCAGCGTGTTGCGATTGCCAGAGGCCTCGCGATGAATCCTGAGATTATGCTATTTGATGAACCGACCTCAGCCCTTGATCCTGAGATGATTGGCGAGGTATTAGATGTCATGAAGAATCTGGCGAAAGAAGGCATGACAATGGTAGTTGTTACACACGAAATGGGATTTGCCAGAGAAGTTGCAGACCGCATCGTGTTTATAGATCAAGGTCAAATTTTAGAAGAGGCTGTACCGGAGGAGTTTTATGCGAATCCCAAAGAAGAAAGGGCACGCTTATTTCTCAGCCGTATTTTAAATCATTAA
- a CDS encoding transporter substrate-binding domain-containing protein — protein MLKSKSLLKLLFVSMLAVLVLAACGKSEEKETANALEAIKKDEKIVFGVKNDTRLFGLKNPSSGEIEGFDIDIAKEIAKKIVGDEKNIEFKEVTSKTRVPMLQNGQIDAIIATMTITEERKKEVDFSDVYFEAGQSLLVKKGSDIKSIDDIKKGTKVLAVKGSTSTKNIREKSPDAEVLEYENYTEAFTALKSGQGDALTTDNAILYGMAAEDSSYEVVGEPFTDEPYGIAVKKGNEDLVKEINAVLEELKSSGKYDEIYKKWIKEDLSN, from the coding sequence ATGTTGAAATCAAAGAGTTTGCTGAAGCTGCTTTTCGTATCCATGCTTGCTGTACTCGTTCTTGCAGCGTGTGGAAAATCGGAGGAAAAAGAAACTGCAAATGCACTTGAAGCCATTAAGAAGGATGAGAAAATTGTTTTTGGCGTTAAAAACGATACAAGACTATTTGGACTTAAAAACCCAAGCAGCGGAGAGATTGAAGGCTTTGACATTGATATAGCGAAAGAAATTGCAAAGAAAATCGTTGGTGATGAAAAGAACATCGAATTTAAAGAAGTTACCTCTAAAACACGTGTGCCAATGCTTCAAAACGGTCAAATCGATGCGATTATCGCAACGATGACCATTACGGAAGAGCGTAAAAAGGAAGTTGATTTCTCAGACGTTTATTTTGAAGCAGGACAATCCCTTTTAGTTAAAAAAGGCAGCGATATTAAGAGTATAGATGATATTAAAAAAGGTACAAAAGTTCTCGCAGTTAAGGGATCAACATCCACAAAAAATATCCGTGAGAAATCACCTGATGCAGAGGTGCTTGAATACGAAAATTACACGGAAGCATTTACAGCTTTGAAATCAGGTCAAGGGGACGCTTTAACAACAGACAATGCAATTCTCTACGGAATGGCTGCTGAAGACAGCAGCTATGAGGTAGTCGGCGAGCCGTTCACAGATGAGCCATATGGAATTGCCGTTAAAAAAGGAAATGAAGATTTGGTGAAAGAGATCAACGCTGTCCTTGAAGAATTAAAATCAAGCGGCAAATATGATGAAATATATAAAAAATGGATTAAAGAAGATTTATCCAACTAA
- a CDS encoding amino acid ABC transporter permease → MLDFSILVDNMDMYLEGFKNTVMASLIALIGSFLLGTLIAVLRIAPLKPLNWLGTVYVEFVRNIPLLIIAFFFYIGLPALGLRLDGFTAGTIALVIYTASFIAEAIRAGILSVPKGQMEAARSSGLTYNQTMRLIILPQAIKIVIPPLGNQFINLVKNSSILSVVAGLDLMYHGDLISSDTFVVFDVYIFVAVFYLILTIPLSIGVGYLEKRLAKSN, encoded by the coding sequence GTGCTTGATTTCTCTATACTTGTCGACAATATGGACATGTATCTAGAAGGGTTTAAGAACACTGTAATGGCAAGCTTAATTGCTTTGATTGGAAGCTTTTTGCTTGGAACCCTTATTGCTGTTCTTAGGATAGCTCCGCTAAAACCTTTGAATTGGCTGGGAACTGTATACGTAGAATTCGTCAGAAATATTCCGCTGCTGATTATCGCGTTCTTTTTTTATATTGGATTGCCGGCACTCGGTTTAAGGCTTGATGGGTTTACAGCCGGGACCATTGCACTTGTGATTTATACGGCCTCTTTTATCGCAGAAGCCATTAGAGCTGGAATATTATCCGTTCCTAAAGGACAAATGGAAGCAGCCAGATCATCAGGGCTCACTTATAACCAGACGATGAGATTAATCATTTTGCCTCAGGCTATTAAAATTGTTATTCCGCCTCTTGGAAACCAATTCATTAATCTAGTGAAGAACTCCTCAATTCTTAGTGTCGTAGCTGGACTTGATCTTATGTATCACGGAGATTTGATTTCATCTGATACGTTTGTCGTTTTTGATGTATATATATTTGTAGCTGTATTTTATTTGATTCTAACTATTCCTTTAAGTATTGGCGTTGGTTATTTAGAGAAACGCCTTGCAAAGAGTAACTAA
- a CDS encoding amino acid ABC transporter permease yields the protein MDFAGAYTPDHFMFLLDGFYITLKVAFISIILSFIIGGIVGTLRYAEIPVLSKALAVVVETIRNLPLLLIIFFTYFALPEIGIDLGITLSAIAALTVFESAMLSEVIRSGLKSIEKGQIEAGRSSGLTYVQTLRYIVMPQALRRMVPPIVSQFISLLKDTSLAVVIALPELTHHAQIINGQKSTYIIPIFIMIAFMYFAVNYSLSLLARRLELKSA from the coding sequence ATGGATTTTGCTGGTGCATATACCCCAGATCATTTCATGTTTTTGCTTGACGGGTTCTATATCACATTAAAAGTAGCATTTATTTCAATTATCCTAAGCTTTATCATCGGCGGAATTGTCGGTACATTAAGATATGCAGAAATTCCAGTGCTATCAAAGGCACTTGCTGTAGTTGTCGAAACGATCAGGAATTTACCGCTATTATTAATTATCTTTTTTACATATTTCGCCTTGCCTGAGATAGGAATTGATTTGGGGATTACTTTATCTGCCATTGCTGCATTAACCGTGTTTGAATCAGCCATGTTGTCAGAGGTCATTCGAAGCGGACTGAAGTCAATTGAAAAAGGGCAAATTGAGGCAGGACGTTCTTCAGGACTCACATATGTACAAACCCTAAGATACATTGTGATGCCGCAGGCTCTTCGCAGAATGGTACCTCCCATTGTAAGTCAATTCATTTCATTGTTAAAAGATACATCGCTTGCTGTGGTCATTGCGCTTCCAGAACTGACTCACCATGCACAAATAATAAATGGGCAAAAATCGACTTATATCATCCCTATTTTTATCATGATTGCATTCATGTATTTTGCAGTGAACTACTCACTTTCGCTGCTGGCCCGCCGACTGGAACTGAAAAGTGCATAA
- a CDS encoding DUF1206 domain-containing protein: MEYSAKADAKQKANQAKQETKPWIRRLGRYGYMAQGTVYFLIGILALLAALGLGGKMTGTSGMLETVAGKPFGEVLLWLIGIGLIGYVIWEIIKVIKDPENKGTDAKGLLTRAGYAVSAIIYGAIAFKAISIAMHAGSGGGSEKTISAKLLAQPFGQWIIGLVGIIIIGYGLYELYNGYSERFMNKFRVSEMNQHERKIARKSGKMGMIARGAVLAMIGYFFILTAITANPDQSKGIDGALAELASKPYGQWLLGIAAAGLMLYGIYGVIRGRYEHMSFGGK, translated from the coding sequence ATGGAGTATTCTGCAAAAGCAGATGCCAAGCAAAAAGCAAATCAGGCAAAACAAGAAACGAAGCCTTGGATCAGGCGTTTGGGAAGATACGGATATATGGCACAAGGCACCGTTTATTTTTTAATCGGGATTCTTGCTCTTTTGGCAGCGCTTGGTCTTGGAGGCAAAATGACAGGAACAAGCGGAATGCTTGAGACGGTTGCAGGCAAGCCCTTTGGAGAGGTTCTTCTTTGGCTTATCGGCATTGGCTTAATTGGTTATGTGATTTGGGAAATTATTAAGGTGATAAAAGATCCGGAGAACAAAGGAACAGATGCAAAAGGTTTGTTGACTAGAGCTGGCTACGCAGTAAGTGCAATTATATATGGAGCAATTGCGTTTAAAGCCATCTCCATCGCTATGCATGCAGGTTCGGGAGGCGGATCTGAGAAAACAATCTCTGCTAAATTACTGGCTCAGCCTTTTGGACAGTGGATAATCGGACTCGTGGGCATTATCATTATTGGATACGGACTTTATGAACTGTACAATGGTTATTCGGAGAGATTTATGAATAAGTTCAGAGTAAGTGAAATGAATCAGCATGAGAGAAAAATTGCAAGAAAATCAGGGAAAATGGGCATGATCGCCCGCGGTGCTGTTCTGGCTATGATCGGCTATTTCTTTATTCTGACAGCGATTACGGCAAACCCTGACCAATCAAAAGGAATTGACGGGGCGCTTGCAGAACTTGCTTCAAAGCCTTACGGTCAGTGGCTGCTTGGAATTGCTGCAGCGGGACTGATGCTTTATGGCATTTACGGAGTGATTCGAGGACGCTATGAACATATGAGCTTTGGCGGAAAATAA
- a CDS encoding DUF3231 family protein — translation MQEGNRPNLTSAEIACLWTSFMNDSMSNCILAFFLEHADDKEILPVIQSAYNLTVAHLEKMTVIFKEEDIPVPTGFTNEDVNLNAPRLYTDLFMLTYINHMTKVGLLAYGGFISMSARKDIRTYYIEGLEETARLFDISSDIAISKGIFVRAPYIAYPKSKDYIDSKKYLSGFSLFSKKRPLNTIEISHLYMNIQTNLMGSKLALSFAQISPRENIQKWMLRGSEISQKHIQIFSKTLLDNHIQPPISSDACITDSTTSPFSDKLTLFHMSLLSAAGSGNYATAAAASQRSDLILNYERLSLEIAQYAKDGADIVISNGWLEQPPGTLDKEQLIRKKDC, via the coding sequence ATGCAAGAAGGAAATCGCCCGAATCTTACATCAGCCGAAATTGCATGTCTTTGGACAAGCTTTATGAACGACAGTATGTCAAACTGCATCCTTGCATTCTTTTTAGAACATGCAGATGATAAGGAAATCCTTCCTGTTATTCAAAGTGCCTATAATCTTACTGTCGCTCATTTGGAAAAGATGACTGTTATTTTTAAAGAAGAGGATATTCCAGTTCCCACAGGCTTTACAAATGAGGACGTAAACCTGAATGCACCTCGGTTATATACGGATCTTTTCATGCTTACCTATATAAATCATATGACAAAAGTTGGCTTGCTTGCTTACGGCGGTTTTATTTCAATGAGTGCCAGAAAAGATATCCGCACCTATTATATCGAGGGTCTGGAGGAGACAGCAAGACTATTCGATATAAGTTCTGATATAGCCATTTCAAAAGGAATATTTGTAAGAGCTCCTTATATTGCCTATCCCAAATCCAAGGATTATATTGACAGCAAAAAGTATCTAAGCGGTTTTTCGCTGTTCAGTAAAAAGAGGCCATTAAATACGATTGAAATTTCTCATCTTTATATGAATATCCAAACAAATCTTATGGGAAGCAAACTGGCACTTAGTTTTGCACAAATTTCACCCCGGGAAAACATTCAAAAGTGGATGTTAAGAGGAAGTGAGATCTCTCAGAAGCATATTCAAATTTTCAGCAAAACGCTCTTAGATAATCACATCCAGCCCCCGATTTCATCTGATGCGTGTATTACAGATTCAACGACATCGCCATTTTCTGATAAGCTGACATTATTTCATATGTCACTGTTAAGTGCAGCTGGTTCAGGGAATTATGCAACTGCAGCGGCAGCAAGCCAAAGAAGTGATCTCATTTTGAATTATGAGCGCCTGTCACTTGAAATTGCACAATATGCAAAGGATGGAGCTGATATTGTAATCAGCAATGGATGGCTTGAACAGCCTCCCGGGACACTTGATAAAGAACAGCTGATAAGAAAAAAGGACTGCTGA